In Gossypium arboreum isolate Shixiya-1 chromosome 3, ASM2569848v2, whole genome shotgun sequence, the sequence CCGGAGGTTGGTACTGCTACTCACAAAACAAAAGAGAAGTAACAAATATtcaaataagttttttttttttatataaccataagtgtgatttatagTCTAAGCCTTGTTTGATTTAAGGTTAAtctctatactttaatttttaacataatttgtaacaccccatactcgacTAAATCGTCGAGTCCGAGCTATAAGATGTCACAATTGTTGCCGAAGCAACTACGATCAATTAAATACATAATgtaaatgtaacaacccgttttcagtgaaattgaaacagtggtttcggagccAAAAATCCAAGCCCGTAATAaagaatttttaatattattttatggtttgaatTATGAAAGAaatatcgtatgaaaattttgttcagaAAATTTTGCCGATTACATATTtaattgataaaaggaccaaatttcatgaaatgcaaaagttaagttctagtagctataagtatcaaatagctatggaatttaaaatttgaggtccttatatgaaaatagaccgtTTAAAAGAGTTAGTAGATAAGGATGATTAGTCATCAAtggaaaattaagaaaataaaatgataaaattggaaaaatgataaataaagatgataaataataaaataaaacaaaatatcatcatttatcatctttcctAAAATCAAGACATGAAAACCCTAGTTTGAAGCTTGAAGATAGATAGACAAGCTTACTTTGTGCTCAATTAGGTGAGTATTcaagtcctgtttttaatgatttttatatttccaagatcgtaatagcttaatctagctatctcggggattaatttgtaaagttatcaaagtactagggtttttccatggatgaatataattgaattatgaagttttatagtagaaaatgaaaggttgttgatagataaataatttttgtaaagggaattttgatgaaattatggtttagggactaaattgtaaagatgtaaaattcataaaATGATTCTAAATTCTATGAAATAAATGGGCTATTAATGTTACATGTAAAATGtagaaaccatttttatttgaaagaaaagaacgggaatcgactttttttaaaacaaaaatgtggagtcgccaccaatctctttgtttaggtgtgattgggccaCCTACTAAAACGTTTTGTTCCCTTAAAGATAATTTTGGTTCACATAAAATCAAAAATGGGTTCGGGattcggttacgcatgaggaagggtgagcaccctcattacgcccaaaaattggtaccaaattgattcgatgctatccttatatcaaatgttttaaaaagttTTTTCGAAGCGTGATTCTTTTTTAAAAAGGTTTGATTAGTTCAAATTAGcggtcaaaattctctcgtttcaaatATATGCAGCATCATATCCAGCACGattggacacgatcctttataccttcaaAAATACGATTGATTTTTGGCCCACGAAAACTCGTAcgttaaaattataaaaggatatgCAAACATTTAGTTCACCGAAAAATcatacccagcacggtagggcacgatttctcgaattcccAAATATTGAATATTgtcttatttcaaaatttttgactAATAAGGAAAATTAGAAACTAGCTCAAAACacgtttatttattttaaaatggaTAAAATACTCAATGCATCACAAAGACATATTTGTATAGAAAAAGATTAACCATTTTAAAACCAAATACAACTAAATACAATTATTCTAGGCAAATGTAACCAAATCCTTAATCATGGATGGAGAGCAATTGATACAATAGATAAAATAATGACTAAGTGATGTATATCAACAATAAATATGGCTAAATATAAAACAATTCACAAAagcatttacaaaataaaatggaaatttgAAGTGGTATAAGACATTTTCAAAGTAATGATGAATTAAtaagcataatatatatatatatatatatatatatatatatatatatatatatataacatataagttAACAAATTTGCATAAAACTAAGGGTATATATTTATTGAAATAGATATTAAAGAATAAAAGTTTGAATCaaattatatgtaaaatattttaaacacaaattcattcaaaaattGACAACATACATAATAACTTAAATAATGTATTACATATGAAGGAATGAAAATACATGATGAGGTATAGTACACATAATAGATTTTaaaaacatgtatatataaatagatataggaataattatttataaaaaaatagtatgaaattaataatacatataaaattagattatcttataaattatatacataccattatacttaaaaacatttaaaagagaTACTAAATAAAATACTTAGATAATATAATACAGAGCAAAAGAATAGTTTTATAAACACAAAATGAAGTTCCAAAATAgtgtaatatatacataaaaatattaagtgAATCATAAATCGAGaagtattttaaatagaaaactctattaaaataatttatatatcaaaatatatatatatatatatatatttaaactgAACTTTATAATAGGGTATTAAAATAATGTAATGTAAAAGGAATTCTAAAACGAGAATTTTGTCAAAAATAAATAAGGATATTGTTAACTTAAAAATAATggttattataaattaaaattttaataagaatGATGTGTACACCAGtatgtataaaatatttaaagagaTAAGATGCATAATGTGAAATTAAAAAATCTCAAAACAATTATACAAATGTAAACAAACAAAATTATTAACATGGattaatacatataaaaatattaaatgtatttCAAATTGGCTGATTGTACATATGAAAGACCAAATTaagattgaaataaaataaaaaggataatttgtaaataaaaaaaatcataaaatgaaCCAATGCGCAACATGCGTAAATGCGTGGGGACTGGCATTGCAAATCTCCCCGGGCCCAAGACGCAGCAATGTATCGTGGATTAAAATGAAAACGCGCACAAATTAAAGTgccaaattgaaaaaattaaggCAAAACGAATATTGCGCAATTGAATACTCGCGCGGAAGGAAGGACCCAGCGCGCAATTTCCTCATTCAAACAAAAGGGCGCAGATCCAACTTATTTATCGGGTCAGCGCGCGGATCTTTATCCCTTGGAACGGCGTCGTTTTTTATCAAGCCTTTAAACAGGCACTTCCACCTATTCTCCTTTAAACATAATCCCttcttttaatttaaaacaaaaacacCATTCTGCTAGGGTTTCTTTTACCAGCAGCAGAACCACCATTATATTTGGTAACCAACAGCACGCAAACAGTACCCGATCCTGCCGTTAAAGGTGCTCGACCACGCCTAAAAGGATTTAGTAAGTATATTTCACTCCTTTTCTTCTTTATTTGAAAAGACTCCAAATCTCAcgctgttttaaaaaaaaaacgaaaaaaagTTCATAAATCAAAGAAGATTTCAACACTATTCGACCCCTCGCCCTTACCTCCATATTTCTGAGGCATTTGGGCTATCATTGGTGTCGATTCTCATACTAAAAAAAATATCCAAGATAacagaaagaaaataaataaaagagaggAAATAAAACTTGAAATCACCTTTATTAAAAAAtgttttttctctattttttatgCGTGCGTATGCGTATATTGTGCCTAAAATGTATAGTACAAGTGATGGATTTTTATAGccggaaaaataaaaattaaaaaattacagaAATCTATTTTGTATTCTGTTGTTGCTGCTTCTCGTGCATTCGATTGCACGTATGGCCGTACGGAGGAGATGATCTTGGTGACGTGGAGGCCGAGCGTGGGGATCTCTCGTGTGAGACCGATCTTCTGGTGCTATTCTGGCTTATTCCAGAAGCTTCTAGCATTCTCAGGCTGCTGAGATTTTTTTTGGATGTATTGGGCCTCGGGTTTTTGGGTTTATGCAATTGGGTCATgggttattttagtttaatggacttttattgtattttttttatttttcactttAGTTTTGGGTTTTGTAAATGGAATTTGGCCCTATAAacaatttggtttatttttttttgttttatttttatttttggtttttatttttatttttatgggctcgggcgaaatgggcctattacagctacccctctttgctcattgtcatgtaatgagaatagagcaaagactttaaaaggaccaatttttccCGGTTTTGCTGAATCTTGATTGTAACTTTAGGGAAATAGGACCAGTGGCTCAAATCTGCCCCAtcgccgatacatggagataagatctgccatCCTCAATCTGCTCCACAACTGTTTCGGGAAatagatcttcaatcttcagtctgcttccttgttACCTCAGGAAGATAATATTACAATcgccaacctgctctcttgctacctcagagagatagaGCTAGTGgttaaaatctgctccattgctgatgcatggagataagattcgcctcttttgatctgctccactactgcttagggagataagatattcaatcttcagtctgctttctTGCTACCTTAGAAAGATAAGACTCAATCTTTAACCTGTTCTCTTGCTACCTCAAAGAGATAAGGCTTGggacttaaatctgctccattaccgatacatggagataagattcgcctctTCTGATCTACTCCGCTACTGCTTAtagagataagatcttcaatcttcagtttGCTTTCTTGCTACCTCAGAAGGATAATACtcaatcttcaacctgctctcttgctacctaagagagataaggctagtggctaaaatctgctccattgccgacaCATGGAGATATGATTCGCCTCTTCCGATCtgctccgctactgcttagggagataagatcttcaatcttcagtctgctttcttgctacctcagaaagataagactcaatcttcaacctgctctcttgctacctaagagagataaggctagtggctaaaatctgctccattgttGACACATGGAGATGTGATTCGCCTCTttcgatctgctccgctactgcttagggagataagatattcaatcttcagtctactttcttgctacctcagaaagataagactcaatcttcaacctgctctcttgctaccttagagaaataaggctagtggctaaaatctactccattgccgatacatggagatatgATTCGCCTCTTCTGATCtgctccgctactgcttagggagataagatcttcaatcttcagtctgctttctTATTACCTCAGAAAGATAAAAATTattcttcaatctgctctcttgctacctcagagagataaggttggtggtaaaatctgctccattgccaatacatggagataagattcaccattttcgatctgctccactgcaacttcagggagataagatcttcaatcttcaccAATGTTGCTATACTGTCCTCTGGGGAACCTGTCCTGAAGACTGCATTTTATATGCACatgtttatgccaaataattaggatgctatgattgaaatgaatcccatgctcctaactaaatgtgttatgaatgatatatgcaaAAATGGAGATAAttccattttaacaatttagggtATCACCACTCGTTGTTTATTAATACTGTTACTGACGCTAGGGGTGTGCACAATTCGGTTAAAaccgaaaaaattcggttaaccgacccaaTTCGGTTAATCGGTCGGTTAATCGAATTTTTTCTGTCGGGGGTcggttaataaatttttaaattttcggttaaccaaaaaaataatatataaaattataatttataattagtCTACTATTTAATATTTACCCAAACCCAACCCAACTTAAAACTCAATCTAATATATTTAAACCCAACCCAATTACCTAATTTAATTAACCCAACCcaatacaaataatttaataaataaaacaaaaatctaAAAGTAAAATCTACTAAAACTAAAACACCCCTACTGACCCTACTCACTCACACTCCCACGATAGAAAAAAGAAACCCCAACTTTTCAAGTTTGAAATCCCtaataaaatttgaaatctcTCAAAACCTTCAAAATCTCCCAAAAGGCCAAATCCTTCAAAAGTATCATAGTCTGCTTTGGAGGTCGGAGCTACTGACTTGTCGCAAACATTGGTGTGTCTCGTGAAGCTAAGGATAAGGTCTGGTCATTTGGTCCAAAGAAAGCAATAGGTAAGAGATGAACTTTGATGAAGGATaacgaaaataaaagaagaatattttaattttagcctTACTTTCCTTTGTTTCTTAATATTTCTAAACCAACCCGATTTAACTTGTCATCGATGAGCGGCAAAGTTAAGCGAAATTGCAAGCTTGATATAGATCAAGGTTAGAAACAAAATGTTGGCAAAGGGTGCGAGTGTTGAGGCTCACTTGCGTTGATCAAACTTATTTCTCCTTCTTCAACCATTTTCAAGACACATTCTGAGGCCACCGTGCTTGATGTCATCCCTTTCATGCTTCCCACTACTCCCAATAGCTGCATTcctaactttaattattttattctccTTATTCCTCATTACAGTTTTCAATATTCACTTTCAACcactatatatatttatttaattacaaaatttataaaataaatccaataagtaaattataaaagcagataatatatatatttaaaattacacAATTAACTCAATAAGTGTTAAGTATAATGGTAAGGTACATACATTTTTaagaaaaacataattttaaactttaaacatagtatttaaaaaaaaaaacagctatAAACTCCAAACATAAACCATAAaactaatataaaatatatataaaaaaagagaCAACGCAATTTACCATACATAAATAAATTGTGTTTTTTATAGGACTcatacataaaaatttagaacAGCAGATCCTTTGTTCACACTTAGCAACGAAAATTCAAACTCTGTTAATAACGTTTGCCCTCCATATAACTGTTGTTTTATAACAATTGCGTCAATGTCGTATTCATTTGTTTTATAACTTGCTGTCCATTTCTCATTTCCTCTTTTTGGCTTTTTGCTACTGTTGTATAATTGGTTCATTAGTCTTTATTAATTGTAATATGAAAATTGGTTCATTAATTGAAaagaaatcatttattaaaattggTTCATTAATCTTCACATCCAACTTCTTTTCAACTACGCATGAAAATTGGTTCATTAATTGTaccaatattttatttaattttattataaattttatttaacaaGTATTCTATTTACTTTTGTTTATCCTCGTATTTTATGAAAATtgtttaatattataaatatgtattttaatattataaatgtgttttaatttattatataatttttttcttgtAGAATGTCCATCGAACCAACATCTATTGAGGGTAGTGTTACACCTCCTACTTCAATAGATTCTGAAAATTCAGGAGTTGGAGCTTCAAGCCAAGCAAATGTGACTACTGGGAAAAGAAAAGCCACTCCTCAAAGGTTAGAAGTTTGGTCTCACTTCACTAAGATTATTAATAATGAAGGTGCAAGTAAGGCTAAATGTAATTATTGTCAAAAGGAATTTTGTTGTGATGTGAAAAAAAACGGTACAGGGTCATTGAAATATCATATTGGTTCATGTAAGAAAAATCCTAGCAATGTTGTTGACCCTAGTCAAGGACAACTAGTTTTACCTAGAAAGGGAGTTGAAGGGGGGGAAGGGCATCTTTCAACTTGGAGATTTGATCAAGATGCATGTAGGAAAGGATTAGCACAAATGATTGTGATTGATGAATTACCTTTCAAGTTTGTTGAAAGTGAAGTCTTTAAGAAATTTATGTTTGTGGCATGTCTTAAGTTTCATATTCCTTCACGAATTACTATGATTAGGGATGTTTATCAATTGTATTTAGATGAAAGGGTCAAGATAAAACAACTTTTGAGAAGTTCTTGTTCTAGAGTTTGCTTAACTACTGACATGGACTTCTTTGCAAAGAGTTAATTATTTGTGTATCACTGCTCACTTTATTGATAACgattggaaattgaataaaaatattttaaacttttgtccAATTTCTAGTCATAAGGGTGAGTCCATTAGGATGGTGATTGAGAAATGCTTGTTGAATTGGGGAATTGATAAGTTGTTTACTGTTACTGTTGATAATGCAAGTTCAAATGATGTTGTTATTGGTTATTTGAGAAAAATATTTAACCCTCGATGGGGTTTAGTTCAAAATGGTAAATATCTTCATATGAGATGCATGGCACACATTGTGAATTTGATTGTTGTTGAAGGCTTAAAGGAAATGAATAAATTTGTTGAACGTGTTAGGGGGGCTGCTAGATATGTGAGACAATCTCCAGCTAGATTACAAAAGTTTAAGGAGTGTGTTGTGGTGGAAAAGATAGAGTGCAAGAAGATGTTGTGTCTTGATGTTTGTACAAGGTGGAACTCGACCTACTTAATGTTAGACACTGTTCAGAACTTTGAGAGAGCTTTTGAAAGATTTGAGGAGCAAGATACAAACTTTAGGGCTGAACTTGAAAGGCGAAAGGGTTGGCCTAGTGTGGATGATTGGACTATTGTTAGAGACTTGAGGGATTTCTTGGAACACTTTTATGAAGTCACTTTGCGTATATTTGGCACTTCATATGTCACATCCAATAATTTTTTTGATGAGCTTTCTGAAATTGATATTCTTTTACGAGATGCTCAGTTAAATAGTAATGTTGATTTCAATGTTATGGCCATCAAGATGAAAGAGAAGTATGATAAGTATTGGGGtgatattgataagatgaatttGCTTATGTTTGTTGGTTGTGTTTTAGATCCTAGACAAAAACTAAAGTATCTTGAATTTGCACTTAGTGAAATGTCTAGTTCTGAAAAAGCTTCTGAAATGATGCAAAAATTGAAGGAATCTTTGTATGAATTGTTTGATGAGTATAAGCCTTCACTTCATAGTATTTGCAGCCAATCGAGTGTGTCAACACACGTTTCTTTCAGTGAACCACAACAAAAAATGAAAAGGCGAATGCAAGCTTTGTATAAAAAGCGTGAGTTGGAAATTTGTGGTGAGGATAAAACATCTGAGTTGGATAAATATCTAGCTGAGGCTAATGAGGAATTTGTTgaagattttgatattttattgtgGTGGAAAGTGAATAGCCCTAGATTTCCCACTCTTTCAAAAATGGCCAGAGATGTGTTAGCTATACCGGTTTCTACGGTTGTTTCAGAGTCTGCATTTAGCACCGGAGGACGTGTGCTTGATCAATATAGGAGTTCTTTAACTCCTAAAATTGTACAAGCTCTTGTGTGTACTCAAGATTGGATTTGAAAATCATCATCACAAGAAGACATCAAAAAGATTGAAGAACAAATCCAAGAGTTTGACAAGATTGAAAAtggtatatttattattttattttaatagtttcaatTTTTTTACCATATCACTCTTACTTATTTATTTGATTCAATGTTTAGACTTTTCTTGGAATGCTTCAGAGCCTACCCTAAATTCATGAGCTTTCGTGAGTTGAAGGGTATGCTTACTATCTTATTTTTGTTAACTTATAATCTATTCgtttgtttatattatttgattttttttaaatgcaTATATTTCTATTATATGCTAAATTGTTGTACATGTTTTTTTTGTTGTAGATTTAATGCAAAAGGAGATCTTTTGGAGAGAAGACATGGAtacaaatgaaaaatattaaagacttacatttcaattatgtgttaatttcaagacttatgtaatgtttttaattatgtagtgATTCAAAGACTTGTAATGTTTTAAATTATGTAGTGATTCATAGACTtatgtaatatttttaattatgtagtgattcaaagacttatgtaatgtttttaattatgtagtgATTCAATTCGGGTatttggttaattcggttaatttggttaattcggttaattcggttaactcgtttaattcggttaatttttaaccacaaataaaaaaaatataattttcggttaattcggttaaccgaccaaaTTAACTGAAAAAT encodes:
- the LOC108474977 gene encoding zinc finger BED domain-containing protein RICESLEEPER 2-like, which translates into the protein MVIEKCLLNWGIDKLFTVTVDNASSNDVVIGYLRKIFNPRWGLVQNGKYLHMRCMAHIVNLIVVEGLKEMNKFVERVRGAARYVRQSPARLQKFKECVVVEKIECKKMLCLDVCTRWNSTYLMLDTVQNFERAFERFEEQDTNFRAELERRKGWPSVDDWTIVRDLRDFLEHFYEVTLRIFGTSYVTSNNFFDELSEIDILLRDAQLNSNVDFNVMAIKMKEKYDKYWGDIDKMNLLMFVGCVLDPRQKLKYLEFALSEMSSSEKASEMMQKLKESLYELFDEYKPSLHSICSQSSVSTHVSFSEPQQKMKRRMQALYKKRELEICGEDKTSELDKYLAEANEEFVEDFDILLWWKVNSPRFPTLSKMARDVLAIPVSTVVSESAFSTGGRVLDQYRSSLTPKIVQALVCTQDWI